The Salvia hispanica cultivar TCC Black 2014 unplaced genomic scaffold, UniMelb_Shisp_WGS_1.0 HiC_scaffold_1250, whole genome shotgun sequence genome has a window encoding:
- the LOC125198162 gene encoding protein IQ-DOMAIN 22-like, which yields MLHHSLIISNTMGKALKWFRGMLGLNKPDPNADPPSKKRWSFPKGKLRRRSHAIDDRQAIAVAAIAEAAVAAAHAAAAVAHLTSGAAYGPQNGIVCEERAAVVIQSHFRGYLSRRALRALKALVKLQALVRGHILRKHNAETLRQLQALMRAQARARAGRLPFEESTKSSHFNHIEKADHATKQHEHESPARAKMKRNVYDPDKSPSPWMERRKGEKVLEVDTGRPSTSPTGRTIIHSSHPSHISDHHTTWLSPSLSPLTVAINANGSPFYTANNSPAYSSSVEGSSKRALFAPAKSSLSNCAEHPSYMAYTESSKAKARSLSAPKQRPQSERSSSPWERSKSVNRHREGQKVQSSNVYPGSGHLDRQGMPERDISGFSGGLRHRY from the exons ATGCTTCATCATTCACTCATCATCTCTAACACAATGGGCAAAGCTTTGAAATGGTTTAGAGGTATGTTGGGCTTGAATAAGCCCGACCCGAACGCCGACCCGCCCTCCAAGAAGAGATGGAGCTTTCCCAAGGGAAAACTCCGCCGTCGATCCCATGCCATCGACGACAGGCAGGCAATCGCCGTTGCCGCCATAGCCGAGGCTGCCGTGGCCGCAGCCCATGCCGCGGCCGCGGTAGCCCACCTCACCAGCGGCGCAGCGTATGGTCCACAAAACGGCATCGTTTGTGAGGAGCGGGCGGCCGTTGTGATTCAATCGCATTTCCGTGGTTATCTC TCGAGAAGAGCTCTACGGGCGCTGAAGGCGTTGGTTAAGCTCCAAGCACTCGTTAGAGGCCACATTTTGCGGAAGCATAATGCTGAAACGTTACGACAGCTGCAGGCACTTATGCGCGCCCAAGCCAGAGCACGGGCAGGCCGACTCCCCTTTGAGGAGAGCACCAAGTCCTCCCACTTCAATCACATA GAGAAGGCAGATCACGCGACGAAGCAGCACGAGCATGAATCCCCTGCCCGCGCCAAAATGAAGAGGAATGTGTATGATCCAGACAAGTCGCCCTCGCCCTGGATGGAGAGGAGGAAAGGCGAGAAGGTTCTAGAAGTTGACACGGGAAGGCCAAGCACGAGCCCTACAGGCAGAACCATCATCCACTCCTCTCACCCGAGCCACATCTCCGACCACCATACCACATGGTTAAGTCCGTCCCTAAGCCCTCTCACGGTAGCCATAAATGCCAACGGAAGCCCATTCTACACGGCCAACAACAGCCCAGCCTACTCGTCATCAGTGGAAGGGAGTTCCAAGAGGGCGCTGTTCGCGCCTGCCAAGAGCAGCCTGAGCAATTGCGCGGAGCATCCAAGCTACATGGCTTACACGGAGTCCTCAAAGGCAAAGGCAAGGTCTCTCAGTGCTCCGAAACAGAGGCCTCAATCGGAGAGGTCTAGCTCCCCGTGGGAGAGATCAAAATCGGTGAATAGGCATAGAGAAGGGCAGAAGGTGCAGTCAAGCAATGTGTATCCGGGATCGGGGCATCTGGACCGGCAAGGGATGCCGGAGAGGGACATTTCAGGGTTTAGTGGTGGGCTTCGGCACAGGTACTAA
- the LOC125198161 gene encoding 60S ribosomal protein L24-like, with product MVLKTELCRFSGAKIYPGRGIRFIRSDSQVFLFVNSKCKRYFHNRLRPAKLTWTAMYRKQHKKDAAAETVKKRRRTNKKPYSRSIVGATLEVIQKKRAEKPEVRDAAREAALREIKERIKKTKDEKKAKKAEVQSKQKGSGKANVPKGAAPKGPKIGGGGGKR from the exons ATGGTTCTCAA GACGGAGCTTTGCCGTTTTAGCGGTGCCAAGATTTATCCTGGAAGGGGCATTAGGTTTATAAGATCAGATTCTCAG GTTTTCCTCTTTGTTAACTCAAAATGCAAGAGGTACTTCCACAATCGCCTGAGGCCTGCTAAGCTTACTTGGACTGCCATGTACAGAAAGCAACACAAAAAG GATGCTGCTGCTGAAACTGTGAAGAAGAGGCGCCGTACCAACAAGAAGCCCTACTCAAGGTCCATTGTTGGTGCGACCTTAGAGGTCATTCAGAAGAAACGGGCCGAGAAGCCAGAGGTCCGCGATGCTGCACGTGAGGCTGCTCTACG TGAAATTAAGGAGAGGATTAAGAAAACCaaagatgaaaagaaggcAAAGAAGGCTGAAGTTCAGTCCAAGCAAAAGGGTTCCGGCAAGGCCAATGTACCAAAGGGAGCAGCACCCAAGGGCCCTAAGATTGGAGGTGGCGGCGGCAAGCGTTGA